agtgctcacgatcagtagataATACATTGGCGAAATTGTAGGGAatatagctagaaggattccgacaattggggaaatcataactctagacctctttaatttagtctccaaccatttgtctcgttagttgataattttaccgttttctagtatttactagttaattagttagaaatataaatctcaatttttataatttagaaaattgtttaAACTtatctttttagtgatattaaacagatatagctaagtcttagttctctgtgggattcgactccggacttttagaccggattatatttgcagagaccgcttatcctttttaggactagagttgggcgtgatcaaattttggcgccgttgccggagaACTAACAGTATAGTTGTAACTGTATATATTGCTAGGTTtcgagtttgaacttttattttattttctattgttttgtttttttttgtattttttatttttttatagctattgatttgagaaacatgacatcttggaattatgggaatttaggtgtagataattctactattaatctccatacatattgtgaaggaaaaCACCCATGGCAAAATTTTCAAAACGTTCCtaagagcgagttatgtgcaccaactcaatcttatttgtggaatgtgtgtgatgtgtgtggtggtaaaaatggtcacttttatggttgtgcttatatttcttatcttcccctaaccccttattatgatggttctaccttttcttgtgaagttTGTAGGAATAAAGAGCCTGGGGATGCAGACCTGAAGGAGATcaaggatatgttaaagtgccttcTGGAACAAAATAATAAGAAACAACTGCAGATAGAGAGGCAAGAGacaactattcacaacttggaggctcaattgaatcaagtggttggagctattaatgctcaacaagccaatattgggGATAAtagccaagaagagcatgaatttGAGGTGTTAATTGGGGAGGCCagagtagaacatcaacaacctagccaactacaatttgaggatgtcaatgttgaagaagtgggactagagtcagccaaggacattgaggatacaaattttgttgactttagtatcattgatgttgaggatgcTGAAAGTCCTGAAGTTCATGTGTTTGAGCGCATTGGTTCTCACTCCAAACATTTTTCCACATTGGgcttggatgatgatatggaaatagagtcatccgagccgattgaggagtcaaggaatgaggaacaaggttcCTACAGTCTGAAATATTTCTTGCCAGAAAGACAGGACTACATACCTCATCTAAAAGCCAAGAAGTGTAGAATAGTACAATGGTTGCTTGGGCCAATTAGATTTGTTCCTCCACCCCTAGATCATAGCCGAAAACTTGATGCCAAATTGGGGGTTCAATTTATAAGCtcaaggtggaggcaaaaagtaattcgcgtcgtgccgcgacgttaaatcaagcgcttgttgggaggcaacccaactttattgctttaatttattttatttatttgttttttaattgaattattttgtagtgtcaattttttattttctaggagcatggaaagcaaaggtattGGAAAGATGCAACAAtaaaccaaatggttggaactaagtgtgaggtacccgtaCGAAGGACCaaacttgggagaagtctgagtaccccatgagctgttagtgcttcggcctttggcttACCAGAGAGTCTATTTTATccttttattagttatggtgtgcattggggataatgcacaattttaagtgtgggtgATGAGATTGTCTgtgtgactttctatgctattttagttgtattagtttaattgaataattttttttttaaaatagaaaagattggagttttcccgacgatggatctattagaaaattttcttgagggattttagtctcaagcaaaaaataaaataaaaagattttattttgttaggtagtgtagcaattcccccttggtttttctttgtgccgcggttcttttccaagggttttgtttgaaccgggtgtagttatttttttttttttgagtaggagccattgtgttttgttttgaattgaagcaatatatcttgactttgttatgccttgagaatagtgagtactttggttgtgacgcttaggctcagtttttgagtCTTATAGAAGTACCTTAAACtttatgatcttaactttgcttaactgctttgactagagtgtctatgaatccaatcctgagtgagttatgtgtcatATGTGTGTAAGGTTTTGCGTTATtcagtgcattgcatttgatgcctagaaatTGCCCTGTgtatttgcaaagcgaaatagtagtgttgttcagtcttggaagtgatataggcgtttcatttttgagccagatatgtatattttacccacctaattgttatgtatcgtagttaacccctttgagcatgtaatcttgtttctttggcaaccacattacaagccttacccatttatttgaattaaccatctatttgaaccttctgacctttcatgagcacttgaattgtgatGATTTATGTAAAAGtgaaagtgtggggtggttgatTTGGCTTtagagtggaactaatgaaatcagGAGAAATGTGCATTGTTTTGAAAAattaagagccacttgaattgaaaaaaaaatatagttggaTTGTTGTGGAAAAAAAAATCTTTGATAAGTGGTGGCTCTTGATGTAAATGTGATTAAAGAAGAatggggtaatatacattgatgtgaaggtggagttttggtttgacataagtatggggtttgaatgttaaagtatatgtattaaattgtttagggaggtgtagtcactcttatatctaaatgtatcataccagtcccgtagcctacattataaccaaataaagtcctaattgatcctagattgaatgagctcgattagtggagcagtacactacgggcaagcttatggtgcatcttttggggcatatgaatattatttctgagagtgagtgaattctttctatcttgagttcctaagtgttcttaaattttattgtgtggaactactctcttttgttgtgtgagggcgcttgattcatgaaggaaaggtaatgtcagtgacctctatgttagagtaagtaggtgagttgtgaataatgcgtgatacttttgagtcaaatcttgaggtgaagatttTACgctttgtgcttagtctattttaaatattcttggtgtgatgagttaggaaaattgtttaaaaagatcgtgtctatataaagtgtagtttgactgctcgaggacgagcaatggtttaagtgtggggtgttgatgataggctataattgcgtattttagtccattattacactctaatttactgcactttagttgagtttgcgctttaatcgctagtgttttgcagtaacggtgtgttttatgccttgtaggagtgattccgagctatatagatgttatggaatgaattcaagtgattcaGAGCTTTGATgtttgagtaaaagcccaaggaattaagccgggatcgtattcGCGGATCAACGGATAATAAAGCAACAAAACGAAGACTCAAGTAGGCATATTGCATagtgtctagtaaaatgcacataacattttgctcagaactccatttggactccacaatatatggttggaaagttAACGCAAAGGGATACAAATTTTATGTTTTTacgttttttcaaattcaaagcaGCACAGGGTGAAAAGCGCGGTCGAAATCGCGACCGCGGAGCTGAGGCGGGCTGAGGCAGTATACCTGCCATATACCGCGTTTGACCGCGGCCGCGGCAGTCCAGACGTGAAATATTGTCCATTTTCACGTaagagaaggtataattgtttgggcccgaccctacttggtatatatacatggaaaaacgatATTTTTAAGAGGGGGACACAGTTTTGACATAAaaattagacctaaggaggctaaggagactgaggattcgacctaaggtgtcaagaacacaataggagcaaggcggggaattcttcaacgagtttttccttcctcttcctatttttcattgttggttatgatttttagtattgtagttttacatactattatgaatagctaaattgttatctaaggttttgatagaaccttttgtaggataaattcttgttatgtttttatataattgagccgttggatttctctacttgttcaactacgtgtttattgttgttgattgaatgaccatcgattgactgtgcctatttattatgtgttgcttgagaaaggatacatatttacgtcactcctaacgtatgtgagaaatcaatacagcgggtttaaaggtaggtttagaaataacaaagccttgatgTGGTCttaatgagcggttagataaagccaactagcgtagttcgagagaatatatctagtaaattgttgtagttgctcgagagagaattacgacacctaaagtgctcacgatcagtagataATACATGGCGAAATTGTAGGGAatatagctagaaggattccaacaattggggaaatcataactctagacctctttaatttagtctccaaccatttgtctcgttagttgataattttaccgttttctagtatttgctagttaattagatagaaatataaatctcaatctttataatttagaaaattgtttaaacttgtctttttagtgatattaaacagatatctaagccttagttctatgtgggattcgactccggacttttagaccggattatatttgcagcgaccgcttatcctttttaggactagagttgggcgtgatcaggcATTATCAGCGttcctcaatttgtgtgcgcagcCCGTGTCTCATTCCGGAAAgtctttatgtgaaaaattgaagaaagtgTGAATTTTTACCTTAAAAATAATTTGAATTGACTACGGTCAATGTTTGTGTAAATGGACCCAGATTAGTATTTTGACGGTCCTGGTGGGTCCGTATCGTAatttaggacttgggcgtatgttcggaatTGAATTCGAAAGACCCTAACTTGATTTAACGTGATTTATTGAAAACTAGTAATTTGCAAGTTTAAAGAATTTcgaagtttgaccgtaggttgactttataACTATCAGCTTTGGATTTCAGTTTGGAACTTGGTATAGGTCCATTTTACTATTATTGACTTGTCGGAAATTTTTTATTCAAAACGAaattgatttgacatgattcagACGCTCAGTTGTAAATTTGAATTATTGAAAATTTCATACATTTTGATGTTCGAtcatagttctaggtattattttggtgttttgatcatgtgaacgagttcgtatgatgttattacactcgtgtacatgtttggtttggatctcGAGGGACTCGGgcgagttttggataggctacgaaCCATTTCGGACTTAAGCGACTGCTGATTTTTAGTGGTTTGTGGTGTCTGGTGTGATgtacatcgcgatcgcgaagaaacTCTCGCGATCGAGAAGGGGAAGTTAGGCTGGGGGCGGATTgtttctatgcgaacgcgaggatGAGGTTGCGAATGCAAAGCAGTAGTAGGATTACCTTTCACGAACGCGACCCAAATCATGCGAATGCGATATGTTTATGGGTCTGGGAAAGGGTCTATTTAATGTTCTACGCGAATACGGAACTTGGATCCCGAACACAAAGACCAGAGGGAAAGGGCAATCGCGAACGCGGGCCACTGGGCCGTTGTGCTTCGCGGTCGCGTCaggtccttcgcgaacgcgaagaagacctGCCGCCAATGATTTAAAACTTTCAAAAGTCGGGATTTACCCCATTTTTCACCATTTCCAAGTTTAAGCTCGGCCTAGATgcgattttggagagaattttaTCCCAACTTCGTAGGTTAGTTgattttaacttgttttctttcattttcacaAACATCactgattttaacctttaatCTACCCTTTTTCATGGTAGAGAATTAGGGATTTAGGTAGaaattgagaattttgaaaaattaatatttagACCTCAAactgaggtcggatttcaaaattaatcacataatcgggctcgggggtgaatgagtcATTGGATTTTGGTCCGGATCTCGGGTTTGGATCAAGAGGGCCTGAGATTTacttttattgacttttcaaaatcattaaagatCGAATCTTTTTCACTCGTAGGTAGTAGTTTTTAAAGTTTATTTTGAATCTATATTTGATTAGATTCGATTGGTTTGGAGGCTAATTTTAGAGGAAAAGACCCGGTTGAGCTTTGATTTAattgcggagtgaggtaagtgttggaTCTAACCTTCACTTGATGGAATTAGGAACTTTTGAACTATGTGTTGTGTGGATTATGTGAGAAAATGGCATATATGccaggtgacgagtgtatatacaCCGTCAGAATATTTGTTTCCATGTTTCTCGTTATTTCATGAATTATCTTATCTCGTGTCTTAATTGTTACATGCTTTATTTGTCTTCTATGCCGTAATTGTTATTTGTCATTTAATTATTCTTGTATTAAATTGTTCTTCCCTTTTATGACTCCGTGTTTATTTTGCTACTTGCCTTAATTCTTCTACTTGCACACCTTGATTGTCACATGCTTTACttgtcctattatttttgtaatgGTTGTTGCATTTTAAGATGCAGTTTCATTTGCGTGAGCCGTTGAGTTTGTTAGACACCAATAAACTTGTAAAGTAGAAATTTCGAATTTTAAAGATTCCTTGATTATTATGTAGTCTTTTATTGATGTGCACTTCTACTCTTTGATGTAGAAATTCTTATAAATTTAGTTATTGGATTGTTtctgttaattgaaattgtttggaGATCGGGTTGCTCCGTAACGAAAATTGAAAGATAATAAATTGAAATGGTGGAATAAGGGCGGATACTTGATGTTGAAAaatgatgatatggtgggatcgggttgcatgccataaCGGATTATATACGTGGTACTTGATGTTGGTAAACTATGATATGGTGGGATGGGTTGCGTGCCACAATTAACGGATTGTATACGTGGTACTTGATATTGATAAATGattatacggtgggatcgggttgcgccaCCAGAACGGATTGTGTGTGTTGTacttattgttattgttgtgttgACTTCGACATTTTTATATGAGATTGCGAAACTTGTTATTCTGGATTCTCTAATAGTGAGGTTGAGTGCactctttattattattattattattattattattattattattattattattattattattattattattattattgttattattattattattattattattattattgttgttattgttattattattattattattattattattattattattattattattattattattattattattattattgcgtACAGGGTATTGTAAGTGCCCTactttagcctcgtcactacttcgtcgaggttaggctcaacacttacagagtacatgaggtcgattgtactcatactacactctgcacttcttagGCAGATACCGGAGTTGGTCCTAGCGGCGTTCAGTAGCTTTTGCTCGGATTCAGTTGCTGACGGAGATTTGAGATACAACTGcacggcgtccgcagccctgaagTCCCCTTCCCTCCTATCTTTACTGTTTTATTGAGTTTCAAAATAGTGTATTTTATTCAGACCGTATTTGTAGCACTCTAGATATTCATGAACTCGTGACACCAGCTTCTGGGTTATGTTTAGACTTCGTTGTTCGGCATCATTTTACTCTACTTCATACTTATATCATTTTCATTGTTAATATCTTATTGTAATTTGTTAAAATCAGTTAATTTTTTATTTCACGTCGGTTTGCCTAGCAAgtaaatgttaggcgccatcatgaccccgAGGTTGAGATTTCAGGTCGTGACATTTAACTAAAAAGGCTTGTTTTGTTTTGCAGCTGTCCAGAGTCATGACATAATTATGGAATATTAAGTAGTGGACTATAATTCAGTTCATCTATAAAATTTACCGCTGATAGAGGATGAAAAAAGGATAAAAATATTAAAGTATATGCTACTTTTATTTTGTTTACATAATTTGTGAGCTCAATTGTAGCACTTCTTTGTTGTCCTAGAAAGCCTTTGATTATCTCATTTTCTTTTAGGTGTTCTGAAGTATGCTGGATACTAATGTTTGGAGAAATGACAAGAACATTGAGAGAGATATGACTTAGTTATTCAGGCGCGAGAATTAGATTATACTAATTAATGATTATTAATATTCATATTTGAATGATTAAATATGAATTAtttcatataaataatttatatttcaTGAAACATGTAACGAACTGAATGTAAATCATCTTTGGCCATATGGTCTGAAGACTCCGaggcgttgttgttgttgttagttgTTATCGTCGTCATCGTCTGAAGACTCTGAACCACATTCACAGTATCAATGCTAATGACGCTCTAGAATTCTTACTGGAAAGCCACCTTTCATCTTCGATGTCATAGATGCATCATAATTTGGAGAAAAGTTGTCCTCAGCGGGCAGAACCCGAAAGCGCTTTAGGACAGTGGTAACCACCATTTTCATCTGCATGATTGCAATATCTTTTCCAAGACAAGTCCTTGGCCCTGCTTGAAACACTGGATATGTGAAATTACGTCCTGTGTTGCCAGCACTTTTCTCCAACCATCTTTCTGGACGGAAATCAGCCCAATCTGAACCCCATGCATCACTCGGCTGACCTTCCCATTGCAAGTATATGATAAACTATTCTCGTTCCTTTGTATCAATGGGGACGGGCGGGAACAGTCTCATGCTCTCATATATGGAAGCATGCGTATAAACCAGTGTTGAAAAGCTTCTTTGTAGCTTTCCATATGAGAGGTAAGGTATTTACTCTTCTTATGCAAATTTTCACAGCTGTTTCATAAGCGTCTGCAAATGGAGTTGCTGGCAAAGACGGTAATAAATATTCAGGATCAAAACCAAACCCAAGCTGACATGCCAAATCAAACGTCAGGCGACGAAACTGTCCTGAAGTTCGACAATGGTAGTTTTTCCCTTGGCTGCTGTACTTAGAAAAGGTGAAAGACGACGCGAGAGCTCTTTCTCTGTTACAAATATATAAGCAGGGAACATTTTTAGATTGAAATCGTGTCGGATAAATTGTCTTTGAGAATTCCATTCGGCACCATCAACAAGGAAGAGGCCTTTCCTGAATAAATCTGATAAAGCTGATGTTAGTGTACTTTCTTTGCGGTAAATATTGAAGCGAGTCTTGAGGATATGCTTGACATTTGAGGGGTTTGTAGTGAATATTACATTTAGACCTAACGGACCTTCAAGTAAATATGTGGAGGTTGATAACTTGTCAAAGTTTTCACTAATCCATAGGATAATACGATGACGATTTCTGATGAATTCCAATGAGGAACCAATTAGGGGAAATGATTTTGGATAAGGCTGCCCTTTCCTTGATATTGAAAGAAGATTGAAGAATATGGCAACTAAGGAAAACGCCAGGTAGTAATACAATTGAACATCCATGGGGCTAAATGTATTAGTGTACTTTTTGGGGAAAAAGAGTGATAGCAGGTGGAGGTTTATATAGATGACTGTCACATGGGGATATAAAAATTTCAAACTTACAACCTACATTTTCCCACCAAGGGATTCAACTGAATCCCCCTCATTGGCAGGGACGGAGCTAGAGTGCAGGGAGCGGATTCGGCCGAACCTAGTAGCTTTGTTTCTATTGAATATATAAAAGTTATTAATTTAGAATCCAATAACTTAAAACAATTAGTATCCCGAACCCATAAGTTTAAAATCTTGACTTCGCCTCTACTCATTGGTTGTGGCTCCACCACTACATATGTGGGTCAAAACTAGTTAATTTTCTACATAAATTTGGACTCAGAGAGTTCAAACTTTAAAAGAAAATGAAGGTTACTGTTAGAATCGAAAAgatcaggtgtcatgcggaagctagcaaagcaaaccttgaacgacgataaatcataccacaaagagaaatataccaaaagagacaaaaacatataacgtggttcggtcaactgacctacatccacgacggagatgagcaatccactataataaaagagagtacaaaatatcgagagaacaacctcacgaagaggcaagcacaagtgacacactaacacttgtcccgtaaagttctccccctaaacaagaCTCTCAAACCCTATATGGCtatattgtggatgctactgaatgagatggaaggatcctcaatttatagaagtccaaaccttttcctacaagaaaaagagctagccaaatatggaagaattataattttcttctacaaaaaaggaaaactcaattatggtaaatatgttaCCTTTTCTTTCAACAGATAGGAAAATCGAATACGGTAAGAAAATCAGGACAACGCCTAACAATTCTCCCTCTTGGCCCAAATTTtctaacaaaataaacttgatccaccttcttcacataaTCTTCAACAGGTTGCATCTCCAAATCCCCACCATAAAATTTGTCTCAACGTGCGTAGCACTCCGGTCAAATTTTTCAGACAAAAATCAACATTACCGTCAAATAGGTTGCAGCTAGAACTGAACCCACCAAGATGATCATCTCTtgaacctcgctctgataccacttgttaggatTGAAAAAAAtgaggtgtcatgcggaagctagcaaaACAAACCTTGAACAACGATAAATCATACGacaaagagaaatataccaaaagaaatacaaacatattatgtggttcggtcaactgacctacatccgctgcggagatgagcaatccactataataaaagagagtacaaaatatcgagagaacaacctcacgaagaggcaaacacaagtgacacactaacacttatCCCGTAAAGTTCTTCTCTTAAACAAGACTCTCAAACCttatatggctacattgtggatgctactgaatgagaaggaaggatcctcaatttatagaagtccaaaccttttcctacaaggaAAAGAACTAGCCAAACATGgaagaattataatttccttatACAAAAACGGAAAaccaattatggtaaatatgttgcACTTTCCTTCAACAGATATGAAAATCAAGtatggtaagaaaatcaggaCAACACCTAACAGTTACGTTATATATATTTGGAACTATACAAAAGGTACTATAAGTAATAATCCCTTCATTTCAGTTTATGTGAATCTTTTTGTGTTTTGAGAGTCAATTTAACTAATCTTTGAAGTTAAATTAGAATAGATTAACTCAATATTTTGAAGTTAAAATTTGGATATTTAAAAACTATACAAAAGTTACTATAAGTTGTAATTCTTCTCATGTCAATATgataaataaatcaaaatattatACTGGTCAAAGTTTACATAGTTTGAAACTCGAAAAGCGAAAAGATTCAAATAAATTGGGAACTGAAGGAGAAATCAAATAATAATCTTATTGCCTCTTCAAATAGTAAGTGTCACATAAAGTGCAACAGAGAGAATATTTTCTTCTACTAAGTCAAAGTCTCAGAAGTTTTTAACTTTTTTCCCTTTTCACAATTGAGGACTTCGTTTTCTCAATCACAGGCATGTCGGCTACCTCCCAATATTTTATCTGTCActgtattattttttatattttttctctattctattattttatatgttgtCTCTAGAGAGATCACTCAAAAAGAAACTCCAAAATTTTAAAATTCCATAAAATAAGCATTCCTCTTATAAACCTCAAATTTAtgagttttttttctttcaaatccaaaaattttgggtttggatgaaattttttgtcacgacccggattccccaccatcgggaccgtgatggcgcctaacattacacttgctaggcaagccaacgttagagtttTTATTAACCAAATCCTTTACGTTTCAGTGATAAACAACAAATAGGCTAAAACCGGTAAAATAAATGCGGAAGTAAGTAAATAGCCTATTTGTTTATATACTATTGCcattactattactattactacCTAGAATCCGGTGTGACAATCCACGAACCCACTAAGATTTGCTACAAATATTTGTTCGAGAGAAAATACGACTGTTTATGAAGGGAAGTAAAAACAGTAAGTGTAGGAGCATAGAAGGGaacgtcagggcctgcggacgccagcaggactaccttgggtctcctagttGTAAAAATCTGTAGCCAACTTCTCGATCAGCCACTACTTGCTttaaaatctgcacagaaagtgcagagtgcagcatcaatacaaccgaccccatgtactggtaagtgccgagcctaaccacgacgaagtagtgacgaggctaaggcgggccACTTACGATAAAACCTGTACGTTGTGTATAATAATGACAGAATAATTGAAATACAGTATAGAATTAAAAAGCCAACAGGAAATGATAACCACAACCACGAAAATAAACCAGTATCGCCCAATATTATTAATCTCACAAGTTCAAACAAAAATATCGTAAAAACAATGCAGCTCAAGAAATAGAAACATATAgcttgttgcggcgcgcaacccgatcccaccagataacacataatcctcccttattccatcataaaaatatcaat
The Nicotiana sylvestris chromosome 11, ASM39365v2, whole genome shotgun sequence DNA segment above includes these coding regions:
- the LOC138881590 gene encoding cytochrome P450 94C1-like encodes the protein MEFSKTIYPTRFQSKNVPCLYICNRERALASSFTFSKYSSQGKNYHCRTSGQFRRLTFDLACQLGFGFDPEYLLPSLPATPFADAYETAVKICIRRVNTLPLIWKATKKLFNTGQPSDAWGSDWADFRPERWLEKSAGNTGRNFTYPVFQAGPRTCLGKDIAIMQMKMVVTTVLKRFRVLPAEDNFSPNYDASMTSKMKGGFPVRILERH